A DNA window from Hydractinia symbiolongicarpus strain clone_291-10 chromosome 6, HSymV2.1, whole genome shotgun sequence contains the following coding sequences:
- the LOC130648211 gene encoding uncharacterized protein K02A2.6-like, which yields MLEDRVLIPRALRRTLLEELHIGHQGVSAMRENAKRRFFWPQMSSHIQNHRNQCTRCNQIAPSNRKDTPEVPDPPIYPFQQTAADVFHMAGRLYIVYADRFSGWPEVASTKPDATATTIVNILRRYFTNFGVPEELSSDGGPPFTFHEFENFLRSWNVSHRVSSVGYPQSNGRAEAAVKTVKRVLTTNISQSGSLDTDNVAKALLLYRNTPSPDMGVSPSELLFGRNIRDHLPAPRRFRKEWIDLADIRENAFTRRHQQACTTSQRQLPVLKVGDTVSIQNQTGNAPLRWEKTGVISESLPHRQYRVVVDGSRRTTLRNRQFLRPIPNETRNDIIDLDILRQTKEEHLPSTNGTDLPAINQPETIPTEQETTQADTPPSIVCPPTPVIQTRRSTRTRRPPEKFKDYVMK from the coding sequence ATGCTTGAAGATCGCGTCCTGATACCACGCGCTCTTCGACGTACCCTACTAGAAGAGTTACACATCGGACACCAAGGCGTCAGCGCAATGAGAGAAAATGCAAAAAGACGATTCTTCTGGCCACAAATGAGCTCACACATACAAAATCACAGGAATCAATGCACCCGATGCAACCAAATCGCTCCCTCAAATCGCAAAGATACACCGGAAGTCCCCGATCCGCCGATTTATCCATTCCAACAGACAGCTGCCGATGTATTTCACATGGCAGGGCGTCTGTATATAGTCTACGCAGATCGCTTCTCCGGTTGGCCAGAGGTAGCCTCAACCAAACCTGATGCTACAGCTACCACGATTGTAAACATTCTTCGAAGATATTTCACAAATTTTGGCGTCCCCGAAGAACTGTCATCAGACGGGGGTCCGCCATTTACATTTCACGAGTTCGAAAACTTTCTACGATCTTGGAACGTTTCACATCGAGTATCATCTGTCGGCTACCCCCAAAGCAACGGACGAGCAGAAGCCGCAGTTAAGACTGTCAAACGAGTATTAACGACCAATATTAGTCAATCTGGGTCACTGGACACCGATAATGTCGCCAAAGCCCTTCTCCTGTACCGAAACACTCCATCACCAGACATGGGAGTCTCACCTTCTGAGCTCCTATTTGGACGCAACATCAGAGACCATCTTCCAGCACCAAGACGTTTCCGGAAAGAATGGATTGACTTAGCCGATATTCGCGAGAACGCTTTTACGAGAAGACACCAACAAGCTTGCACGACATCACAACGACAACTCCCTGTTTTGAAAGTTGGAGACACTGTTTCCATTCAGAACCAAACTGGTAACGCCCCGCTTCGATGGGAAAAGACCGGGGTAATCAGCGAAAGTTTACCCCATCGACAATACCGTGTTGTAGTCGATGGCAGCCGTCGTACGACATTACGTAATAGACAGTTTTTACGCCCAATACCAAACGAAACACGCAACGATATCATCGATTTAGACATTCTCCGACAAACAAAAGAAGAACATCTTCCCAGTACTAACGGGACAGATCTACCAGCAATCAATCAACCAGAAACAATTCCAACTGAACAAGAGACAACTCAGGCAGACACTCCACCATCAATCGTCTGCCCTCCGACACCCGTCATCCAAACGAGACGATCAACACGCACTAGAAGACCACCAGAAAAATTTAAAGACTATGTTATGAAATAG
- the LOC130648212 gene encoding uncharacterized protein LOC130648212, producing MYIYYPLYLRNPTCYDLSYIIAYQQVTTLSQLLISSLYSYFYLFKMFLFLSSYLPFFCIFAKCRTVENAPSQHKQEKLLLQLTIKALLNKVNILNRLNKQLEEKVKNCTCKKPVNELLLNSDEDVMFYTGITSRILFDKLCSYITPYVKRKWRGLKETNITLVRKYKRTPNKSGAKSKLCVKDEFLLMLMKIRLGLLGQDLAQRFGISATISSRIFATWVKATAGVLKSFVYFPDYGHIAATRPPRFRDVQNLHSIADGTEIFIQTPKNHIAQRQTWSSYKHHNTAKILVVVLPNSHIEFISKAYSGCISDKELTMQSGYLDFVEPYTDVMVDKGFNIADECAARCINIIVPPGKRGQSQMTQADVRKTTKIAKLRILVEQVISRLKKFHLIAKEVPITLLCHLDDIIIICAALCNLKKPIYGK from the exons ATGTATATATATTACCCGTTATATCTTAGGAACCCTACTTGTTACGATTTATCTTAT ATTATAGCATATCAGCAAGTCACAACATTGTCTCAGTTATTGATCTCATCCTTATACAGTTATTTCTACCTGTTCAAAATGTTCCTGTTTTTGAGTAGTTATTTACcatttttctgtatttttgcaaaatgtcGCACTGTTGAAAATGCCCCGTCACAACATAAACAGGAAAAGTTACTGTTGCAGCTGACTATTAAAGCTCTTCTTAACAAAGTCAACATTCTCAACAGGCTTAATAAACAGCTGGAAGAGAAAGTAAAAAACTGTACATGCAAGAAACCTGTTAATGAGCTGCTATTAAATTCTGATGAAGATGTTATGTTTTATACTGGAATTACTTCCAGAATATTATTCGATAAACTATGTTCGTATATTACACCATATGTCAAACGTAAATGGAGAGGACTTAAAGAAACCAATATTACCCTAGTTAGAAAATATAAAAGGACACCAAATAAATCTGGTGCTAAATCAAAGTTATGTGTCAAAGATGAGTTCCTGTTAATGCTAATGAAAATTAGGCTTGGATTATTAGGGCAAGATTTAGCTCAAAGATTTGGTATTTCTGCTACTATATCTAGTCGCATATTTGCAACTTGGGTAAAAGCAACAGCAGGTGTATTAaaatcatttgtttactttCCTGATTATGGACATATTGCTGCTACAAGACCTCCAAGATTCAGAGATGTTCAAAATCTTCATTCAATAGCTGATGGTACTGAAATATTCATTCAGACCCCCAAAAATCATATAGCACAACGGCAAACCTGGTCTAGTTACAAGCACCATAACACTGCTAAAATATTGGTTGTAGTTTTACCTAATTCTCATATAGAATTTATATCCAAAGCATATAGTGGTTGCATTTCTGACAAAGAATTAACAATGCAATCTGGATACTTAGACTTTGTTGAACCATATACAGATGTAATGGTAGATAAAGGATTCAATATTGCTGATGAATGTGCAGCTCGCTGTATCAATATAATTGTTCCACCAGGTAAAAGAGGTCAGAGCCAAATGACACAAGCAGATGTTAGAAAAACCACTAAAATTGCAAAGTTGCGAATTCTGGTTGAACAAGTTATTTCTCGTTTAAAAAAGTTTCACCTCATTGCAAAAGAAGTTCCTATAACTCTTTTATGTCACTTAGATGACATCATTATAATTTGTGCAGCCTTATGTAACCTCAAAAAGCCGATATATggaaagtaa
- the LOC130647737 gene encoding uncharacterized protein LOC130647737, with protein MLKCRVVPSQRVNNKPYFVWAIIVKDTPSRPGGQIISAYCSCTAGLYGACNHITAMCFRIEYAVRAGMTNPSKTSTLCTWNAPSGTKVNTKAEEISEIHFDKPHYMKDHEASQKIIETKAKFKLFSPSDPSRLKKLQNKDNIRTELFAVIKDDIKGSTLWECMEGISISREAEKMNSNKTTLLTLPAEAETFLENRKIDSDQNITSFKKSLVYTDEHIRYLNEATKNQNQSSEWHSHRKGRITASNFHRVFTKTTTLQSTKKTVSADALISDLMGYKDNPTTHALKHGHL; from the coding sequence ATGTTGAAATGTCGCGTAGTTCCTTCGCAAAGAGTCAACAACAAACCCTACTTTGTTTGGGCAATAATTGTAAAAGATACTCCAAGTCGACCTGGTGGACAAATCATAAGTGCTTATTGCTCGTGTACCGCTGGGCTTTATGGTGCATGCAATCATATAACAGCTATGTGTTTCCGCATTGAATACGCAGTAAGAGCGGGCATGACTAATCCTAGCAAGACCAGTACATTATGTACATGGAACGCCCCTTCAGGAACGAAAGTAAATACAAAAGCTGAAGAGATTAGTGAAATACATTTCGATAAACCACACTACATGAAAGATCACGAGGCTAGTCAAAAAATTATCGAAACTAAAGCAAAGTTTAAGTTATTTTCACCATCTGATCCCAGTCGTCTAAAAAAGCTTCAAAATAAAGATAACATCAGAACAGAACTATTCGCAGTTATTAAAGACGACATCAAGGGCAGTACCTTGTGGGAATGTATGGAAGGCATTAGCATATCTAGAGAGGCAGAGAAAATGAACTCAAACAAAACAACTTTGTTAACTTTACCCGCCGAAGCAGAAACGTTTTTAGAAAATAGGAAAATAGACAGCGACCAAAATATTACTTCATTCAAAAAAAGCCTTGTTTATACTGATGAACATATTAGATATCTCAATGaggcaacaaaaaatcaaaatcaaagttCAGAATGGCACAGTCATAGAAAGGGTCGAATCACTGCATCGAATTTCCACAGAGTATTTACAAAAACTACCACACTtcaatcaacaaaaaaaacagtttccgctgatgctttaatttcgGACCTCATGGGGTATAAAGACAATCCTACAACACATGCATTAAAACATGGACATCTTTAG